The sequence below is a genomic window from Silene latifolia isolate original U9 population chromosome 7, ASM4854445v1, whole genome shotgun sequence.
TGAGCTGATTAGTTGGTTGCGTCGTTTCTCTCACCAGAATCATCATCCCTGCGCCCACTGCAACAGTAGAAATGCTGCAGCTTAACATGGCCACAGCACCTGTGAAGCCAGGATCAAACAACAGGTTAAATATTGGTAAACGACAACGGCAGCAATAGTAAATAGGCAGGGCGGTGTTGGAGAATACGAGGACCCTGTGCAGCATTTTACAAATGTGGCCCcgattaatgaaaaaaaattcaaaattaataCAACCTGTTCATGGGAAAAATAAagttaacaaaaaaaaacaaatactcCGGTACTTATCTCGTGAACTTTTATCACATTCCAAACTgtgaaggttttttttttttcttcgggTTCTCATTGTCATAATTTTGGGTAGAGATTTTGGTTAGGTAAATAAAGAATCACAATGCATGAAATGGTTGACATAGAAGAGCCAAACTTGGGAcagtccgtcacaaatgagaatttgtgaacttGGGAATGGATGATTGATTGACTATTGAGGGCATTCAATTAAAGAATTTAAAGATTTAAGTAAATGATGAGTCGATTCAAGTAAAAGAAAAATGCAGATTTGAACACTGGCAATGCTGATATGAGCAACACACCAAACCAGGATCCAAACCCATTTTTCTGATAATTAATGGATGTAAATATATTTATGAGTCCCCCAACTTTATGGAACCCTGTGTAGTGGAACGGGTTGAAATTGAACACCCATATAGGCACTGTAAAAATTACCAAGTACTCCTtctgtctcggtcaattgttgtaggagggagccaattactaaatgacaagtgcagtaaattgagtgtgaatgatcaaattactcatcaagttcattctcaaaatagaaaggactacaattgactgagacactccaaaatggaaaaggacaacaaatgaccgggacagagggagtaattgaTGAAGACCGCAAAAACAACTTCAATGTTAAATGGTTTGACTACGATTGTAATTTAATTTCATCAGAATAAAGTGCTTTCATTGTTCCTTTTGTACTACATTCCTTAGCTTTTTTTGTTTCGATTAActatcaaacacaatattaaatTTGGGTTGGAACGCGGTTGTGAATTTTTGAAGGTTTCCACGACCCGTTTTGAGACGTAAATAGGAGTTTATAATGCAAGAACCTAGGTTTAGGTCATGACGACAGATTCAATTATCACGACAAAGACCGATATataatatacttcctccattcaactccactctacctatttcacttttgtacactattcacaattgtgtattcaattttgattttctctcgatacgtaagtggaaatatattcatgtgggatcatgtttgattcgtctttacgagtacattaaaaataaaagacacgcgttggcaaacgtgaaaaaagaaagtggtagagtggagttgaatggaggaagtactatGCAGCTATGAATTAACACCATCAATAATCACTTCAATAGTTCAATGCCTCAAAGGCTCCTAACTTTTGCGAAGTAAGGGGGTAGGGTGTATGACCCAAAGAAATGGTTTTCAAATAACCCTTAgtaaaaattgcatcaaaaattgCATTAACGAACTTTTACTTCACAACGTAAGAAACACCTGATACTCTTTTatgtacaacaacaacaacaacaacaacaacattacccgagtgcctcaatggctcccgcaaattgcggggtaagcaacacaaagaggctgtttccgaatgacccaagatgaaaattgtgtCGAGAACTGCGTCGAAGGACCGCTATTTCGCAAAAGAAAGAAGGgcagccactttagtgagccattttgatttattccattataatccataaccaaagagtaatgagtcttcCATTACTCTTTTATGTACACAGTGAACAAAATCAAAGGGATGGGGAGTGACCATGTCCGGAAACCTAACCATGTCCAAAAACTCAGGAAACTAATTCTCAACAGCGAGCCTTGTATGGATAGTCTCACGTGGGAGAACACCCACGCATATATATCAGTGTCGCGTATAAGATTTTGTGAATTCTGAAAGTATTATCAAGTCAAGTTGGATATAAAAAATGTAAAACCCGTTTAGCGGAAGATTCAGAATCAACACAGCATTGACTATCAATTAATCTGTCTACAATTTTGAATATCTTTGTTTCCAGCACATCTGAAATTAGACATTCTATTGCATCATCTACTCAGTTGGTGAATCCACAAATCAGTTTCGACTGTATTCAAGTTTATACTACAAGTACAATTAGCTGAGCTATTATACAGGTACATAAGAAAAGACTTACTTGCATCGAACTATGACCGGGGTCGGCTTCAACGCCTTAGGCCCATTTCTGAGGCCTCGCTTGTACTTTGAAATCTGTATAAAGTAGAGCGATTCAGCTTAAATATTACTCCCTCATAACATTTTAGTGAATATACTCacccgtcccaatcatttgtttaccttttatattctttgtgagGGAAGGTAAACAAATCATTTGAACGGAGGGAGTACATCAGTCCTCTTTCTGATTCCACTGCCAACTAATCAAACATGAAACAACAaatcaaaaatttaaaaatagGGGCAAAATGGAATAATAAAAGGAATACCTTTTTCTTGGGTACAGCCATGAGGTCCATGGAACCAAGATGAGAGGAAAAGGCAGGAAGTTCGCGGCGAAAGGCAGTATCGGGTTCAGGAATAGACAAAGTAAGAGAAGAAATAGGTTGAATGGAGTAATTGAATGATGGTGCAATTGCAAGGGAATGAGTGAATCTGGTGAAGAACCCACCAATTGCATTCATATCAATGCATCCTTTTTGTGCTGCTCCTCTCATTGCCATTTTTACTGCACtaaaatgaaaaatgattggaTAAATTGAAATCTGGGATGGAAAGATTGCAACTTTATGAAAATACCTTGAGTAAGTGATTGAAAAGAAGAGATTAGCGATGAAACCAGAAAAACACCAGGGAGACTGGAAATTGGGAATGGAACGAGAGTCCAAGCGAGGGTTTTAGaggcagttttttttttttttttttttttggtttttctaTGGGGTACCCCTAAACTATTGAATTTTCTAAGTGATACCTCGCATTTTTCAACTTACCAGTTGTACCCTTAAACTCTACAGAGTATTACTTACTCCTAAGCGTGCCcatcccccttaaactaaaagattAAGAGCCTTCAAAATATTCCCACCTAAATCACATATCACCTACCAATATTTGTTTTCTATGTAATTGCTCCCCATTGACATTTTtattctatttaattgattcccACTGTCATTAAGGACAAATTGCACAGTATATGCCACTAATAAATCAATACATATAAATTACCTATTAAGTATACCGTCAAGTCTTAGCCTTCATCAACCATATGCTCGCAAAAATTACAATGGTGAAGATGACGATGTGATTTTTTGTGACTTCTGAGTTCCGACTCCCAAAAGACTAGGAGCTTAATAGGTAATTTACTAATTGACTATCTGCTTACAATAAATATGTAGAGCATTTTTTACTAAATCATTGAATAAGACCCAAGGGAGGCCCTTTGTGAAAATATCAGCACATTGGTCGCGAGACGGGGCGTGTCGGACACTTATATTGTCGCAATACACAATATAAGCTTCTATAATTACCCAATGTACAGAAATTGAACTCAAACAAGTATCCTACAAATCGAAATTAATTGCTAAGTGAGTGATTGATTTAGGGTTTGAGAAAAATGAGATAATTAACCAATCATCTAATCTAAACTAACTCAAATCTACAATTACACAAATAGATAAATAGATTAACAAACTAATAAGaacaattaacaaattaatcaatcaatcaaat
It includes:
- the LOC141592886 gene encoding uncharacterized protein LOC141592886 isoform X1; this encodes MAMRGAAQKGCIDMNAIGGFFTRFTHSLAIAPSFNYSIQPISSLTLSIPEPDTAFRRELPAFSSHLGSMDLMAVPKKKISKYKRGLRNGPKALKPTPVIVRCKCCGHVKLQHFYCCSGRRDDDSVSSDFALGATSI
- the LOC141592886 gene encoding uncharacterized protein LOC141592886 isoform X2; the encoded protein is MAMRGAAQKGCIDMNAIGGFFTRFTHSLAIAPSFNYSIQPISSLTLSIPEPDTAFRRELPAFSSHLGSMDLMAVPKKKISKYKRGLRNGPKALKPTPVIVRCKCCGHVKLQHFYCCSGRRDDDSGERNDATN